The DNA segment CAAATGCTCCGGGCATGCCGCGGAGCTTCTCCCCGGCAAATCAGCTTTACCGGGGCTCGCGAAGCTCTCAGGCGCTGTTGCGAGCTATTCCGAACCCGCACATATGTCGGAAAAGTTCGGCTACAAACCGCTATCGAAGAACTTATCCATGACGAAAAACTCCCCCTCAGGCCAGGACGACACCAGCCCAGAGTGAAGAAAAGAAGACCCAAAAAATTCCAACTTATGACCAAACCTAGACACCAAATGGTTGTTTCCCCAAGCAGACGCAAAAAGTGACACAGATCGTTCAGAAAAACGCCTTATCTAAGTGCCATTGGGGTCAAACGCAAAATATAAAGATTGATGAGAGTTGAATATCCGTGAATGAAGGTATTTGTTTCCAGGAGGGGGACTAGAATATATTGGAGGGGCTTATCAGGGGATCATTTGTGGAGCTCCCTGAAAGAGTTAGATTGGACAGTCAACAGTGGGGAATCGTTAGAAAGCACGATCTTTGAGGTAGCCGAGCGTTGTAGTATGGTAGAGGATTTTCAGCTATGAGATTATGATCCCGCCGGACGCATTCTGGAGTGGACGCAGCAGCAGGGGCCGACGGCATCTTCGGTTCGCAATTACTCCTTTGCTTATGATAAAGCCTCGCAGCTAACCGACGCTGTAGTCACCGACAACACCGCGAACATTCTCAAAACGTGGTCCTGGCAATACGATTCTGCCGGAAATCGGGTGCGCGAAAGTTTGGACACGGGCTCAACCTATTCTCAGTATAATGATGTGAACGAGTTGAGGCAATTGGGGGGAGCGGGTTCCACCCTGGTCGAAGGAACCATCGACGAAGCCGCGAATGTTACGGTCAATGGCGAGAACGCCGTCGTGACCAGCTTGCCGGGAGGAGACTTTTTGTTCCGTCGGGAGATTCCGGTGAACGAAGGAAGCAATACGATCACCATCGAAGCGACGGATGCCTCGGAGAACAGCGCGACCCAGAGCTACAATGTGTTCGTGGGCGGTGTGCAGAAAGTCCTTGAGTACGATCTCAACGGAAATCTCCGCTATGAGAAAGACGATCAAGGTGTCGTGTTACGTGAATTCGAGTGGGATGCTCGCAATCGTTTGGTTGCGATCGTCGATGGTGCAAATCGGAGCGAGTTCGAATATGATGGTCTGGATCGCAGAGTGCGGATCGTTGAAAAGGAGAGCGGCGTCGAAGTCTCGAACGAAACCTACCTTTGGGCAGGGAGTGAAATTCTCCAGAAACGTAATGACAGCTCTACGACTGTCCTCCGTAATTACTTTGAAGACGGATTCGAAGAAGGCTCCGATTCCTTCTTCTACACGAAGGACCATCTCGGCAGTATCCGCGAAGTCATTGCCGATGACGGAACGACCGTGGAGGCGGTCTACGACTACAGTCCTTGGGGTGAAGTGACGAAAATCGGAGGAACCGGCGTGGAGAGTGATTTTCTCTACACGGGGCATTTCTATCACGAAGAAAGTGATTTGTTCCTGACATGGTTCCGGGCGTATGATCCAGAGCTGGGCCGATGGATTTCTCGAGATTCGATAGAGGAGGCTGGCGGAATAAATCTGTATTCCTATATCTTGAACAGGCCAATTTCCTCCGTGGACCCTCTTGGTCTAATTATCATGAACCCAATGATTGATGTTTCTCCGGAGGCTATATCCGATGCTCACCAAATTCGACGAGATGGTCATAATCTTTACCCAGGTCCCGACAACTCCGCTAGTCGGCATATCTACGGATCAAGAGAATTAACTGAAGCTACAAACGCAGCTACTGCTAGAGCATATGGTGTTGTAAATGAGGTTCAAGGTTTGGTATTGCATGATATTCCTAGATTGAGATCGAGAATCTTGGGTGAAACCCCGTGGGCCTTCAGTATTGATGATCTATTTATGAACGAAATTGGTATCGATAATGCGAGACAAAAAGAATGTGATAGTGAAGAAGTTAATGATGGCTCTGATAGCTTTGTCGGCCGTATGCTGGATTCATTTTTTATACTTCTCTGAATCTTTCGATTTGGTTGAAAACGAGCTGATTGGTCTAGGGTTGAAAGACGACAGAATTGATAGTATTGGCAGGTGTGGTGATGTTTATATAGTAATCAATGTTAAGAAGGATTTAAGCCGTGAAAACGCGGTTTTTATAGCGGAATATATTTTTGATAATGATGTTATATCGAACAGCGGGTTGGTTTATTTGAATTTTTATAAAAATGGAGATTTTATGTTCCAACTTTTTCAAATGGGAAAGAAATGGGTTGAGAGTGGGTCCGAATTTTATTAAGTGTTTAAAATGAGTAACTTGCGAAAATTTTCAGACGTT comes from the Puniceicoccus vermicola genome and includes:
- a CDS encoding RHS repeat-associated core domain-containing protein, translated to MRESLDTGSTYSQYNDVNELRQLGGAGSTLVEGTIDEAANVTVNGENAVVTSLPGGDFLFRREIPVNEGSNTITIEATDASENSATQSYNVFVGGVQKVLEYDLNGNLRYEKDDQGVVLREFEWDARNRLVAIVDGANRSEFEYDGLDRRVRIVEKESGVEVSNETYLWAGSEILQKRNDSSTTVLRNYFEDGFEEGSDSFFYTKDHLGSIREVIADDGTTVEAVYDYSPWGEVTKIGGTGVESDFLYTGHFYHEESDLFLTWFRAYDPELGRWISRDSIEEAGGINLYSYILNRPISSVDPLGLIIMNPMIDVSPEAISDAHQIRRDGHNLYPGPDNSASRHIYGSRELTEATNAATARAYGVVNEVQGLVLHDIPRLRSRILGETPWAFSIDDLFMNEIGIDNARQKECDSEEVNDGSDSFVGRMLDSFFILL